In a genomic window of Clostridia bacterium:
- a CDS encoding epoxyqueuosine reductase has protein sequence MDKQSLIRMAQDFVEDSEDNYISKEIAISGDVVGMRIFEAPLVAFGATGDEYFTKLKQPAAIGKHFMTPKEWLPQARTVISFFLPFTAAVKMGNRKEKSWPAAEWLHGRIEGQAFVNKLSLYLKTALIDEGYDSLVPALDQRFWSNAGGTQHESGFTSNWSERHVAFVCGLGTFGLSKGLITPKGVAGRFGSIITELYLPPDSREYENIYEYCSMCGKCVKNCPARAITMEKGKDHKPCAAFLEQTRARFAPRYGCGKCQVGVPCESRIPK, from the coding sequence GTGGATAAGCAATCCTTGATCAGAATGGCGCAGGACTTTGTTGAGGATTCAGAAGATAACTACATATCAAAGGAAATTGCCATTTCCGGGGATGTGGTGGGCATGAGGATTTTTGAAGCTCCCTTGGTGGCATTTGGGGCTACAGGGGATGAGTACTTTACAAAACTGAAACAGCCCGCCGCCATAGGGAAGCACTTCATGACCCCTAAGGAATGGCTGCCGCAAGCCAGGACGGTCATATCATTTTTCTTGCCATTCACCGCGGCCGTCAAGATGGGGAACAGGAAGGAAAAGTCATGGCCTGCTGCCGAATGGCTGCATGGGCGAATTGAGGGGCAGGCCTTCGTGAATAAACTGAGCCTGTATTTAAAAACTGCATTAATCGATGAAGGGTACGACAGTCTTGTACCGGCATTGGACCAGAGATTCTGGTCCAATGCGGGGGGTACTCAACATGAATCCGGATTTACAAGCAACTGGTCGGAAAGGCATGTGGCTTTCGTGTGCGGGCTGGGTACTTTCGGGCTTTCGAAAGGACTGATCACACCCAAAGGTGTCGCCGGGAGATTTGGCAGTATTATCACGGAACTGTATTTGCCGCCTGATTCAAGGGAGTACGAAAATATTTATGAATATTGTTCCATGTGCGGCAAGTGTGTCAAGAACTGCCCGGCCCGGGCCATTACCATGGAAAAGGGTAAGGACCATAAACCGTGCGCGGCCTTCTTAGAACAAACCCGCGCAAGATTCGCTCCCCGCTACGGCTGTGGTAAGTGCCAGGTAGGGGTGCCTTGTGAATCCCGCATTCCTAAATAG